The following proteins are co-located in the Manihot esculenta cultivar AM560-2 chromosome 9, M.esculenta_v8, whole genome shotgun sequence genome:
- the LOC110622935 gene encoding serine/arginine-rich SC35-like splicing factor SCL33 isoform X1 has product MRGRSYSYSPSPPRGYGRRRRSPSPRGHYGGRARDLPTSLLVRNLRHDCRPEDLRGPFGQFGPLKDIYLPRDYYTGEPRGFGFVQYVDPADAADAKHHMDGEILLGRELTVVFAEENRKKPSEMRARERVRDRSYDRRRSPLRYSRSPRYGRSYSQSPVYHSRSPRLRHYSRSISPRDRRYRERSYSRSPYEPRNNSRSPSRSRSQSLEYSR; this is encoded by the exons ATGAGGGGTAGAAGTTACAGTTATAGTCCTTCACCTCCAAGGGGTTATGGAAGGAGACGCCGTAGCCCTAGTCCTAGGGGCCACTATGGAGGCCGTGCAAGGGATCTTCCTACTAGTCTTCTGGTTCGCAACCTTCGTCATGATTGCAG GCCAGAAGATCTACGTGGACCATTTGGTCAGTTTGGTCCTCTCAAGGATATATACTTGCCTCGGGATTATTATACTGG GGAACCTCGAGGATTTGGATTTGTCCAATATGTAGATCCAGCTGATGCTGCAGATGCTAAGCATCATATGGATGGGGAAATTCTTCTTGGCCGGGAGCTGACTGTTGTCTTTGCCGAGGAAAATAGGAAGAAGCCATCAGAAATGAGGGCAAGGGAACGTGTAAG GGATCGGTCATATGACCGCAGGCGGTCTCCACTCCGTTATTCACGATCACCACGTTATGGGCGAAGTTATTCTCAAAGCCCAGTGTATCACTCCCGTTCTCCTAGGCTAAGGCATTATTCAAG GTCCATTTCTCCTAGGGACAGAAGGTACAGGGAGCGATCTTACTCTAGGTCCCCTTATGAGCCAAGGAACAATAGCAGGAGTCCAAGTAGGAGCAGGAGCCAGAGCCTAGAGTACTCAAGATAA
- the LOC110622935 gene encoding serine/arginine-rich SC35-like splicing factor SCL33 isoform X2 — MRGRSYSYSPSPPRGYGRRRRSPSPRGHYGGRARDLPTSLLVRNLRHDCRPEDLRGPFGQFGPLKDIYLPRDYYTGEPRGFGFVQYVDPADAADAKHHMDGEILLGRELTVVFAEENRKKPSEMRARERVRDRSYDRRRSPLRYSRSPRYGRSYSQSPVYHSRSPRLRHYSRRYRERSYSRSPYEPRNNSRSPSRSRSQSLEYSR, encoded by the exons ATGAGGGGTAGAAGTTACAGTTATAGTCCTTCACCTCCAAGGGGTTATGGAAGGAGACGCCGTAGCCCTAGTCCTAGGGGCCACTATGGAGGCCGTGCAAGGGATCTTCCTACTAGTCTTCTGGTTCGCAACCTTCGTCATGATTGCAG GCCAGAAGATCTACGTGGACCATTTGGTCAGTTTGGTCCTCTCAAGGATATATACTTGCCTCGGGATTATTATACTGG GGAACCTCGAGGATTTGGATTTGTCCAATATGTAGATCCAGCTGATGCTGCAGATGCTAAGCATCATATGGATGGGGAAATTCTTCTTGGCCGGGAGCTGACTGTTGTCTTTGCCGAGGAAAATAGGAAGAAGCCATCAGAAATGAGGGCAAGGGAACGTGTAAG GGATCGGTCATATGACCGCAGGCGGTCTCCACTCCGTTATTCACGATCACCACGTTATGGGCGAAGTTATTCTCAAAGCCCAGTGTATCACTCCCGTTCTCCTAGGCTAAGGCATTATTCAAG AAGGTACAGGGAGCGATCTTACTCTAGGTCCCCTTATGAGCCAAGGAACAATAGCAGGAGTCCAAGTAGGAGCAGGAGCCAGAGCCTAGAGTACTCAAGATAA